The Lycium barbarum isolate Lr01 chromosome 10, ASM1917538v2, whole genome shotgun sequence genome includes a region encoding these proteins:
- the LOC132616141 gene encoding uncharacterized protein LOC132616141 isoform X3, whose protein sequence is MIDHLLFSPFPAGYTVWLLHGEKDVGETSATRHESQHIEARDNPMQDMVNDVFNFCGQPVDQEHATSHGSETEGEDNMLPLPDGPNDKAKEFYELMRDGEQELYQGCVKYSKLSFLVRLYHIKCMCGMSDKAMTMIIELLHDAFENAKIPKSFYEAKKTIKKLGLSYNKIHACPNDCMLYRGADKERQECKRCSTSRWKVNSKKKKFSDLEANKKKTPQPAKVLRYFPLIPRLQRLFMSSKTSSDMRWHSVDCHKDGLLRHPRDAEAWKKFDFTFPEFSQDPHNVRLALASDGFNPFGHMSANHSIWPVVLIPYNTPPWVCMKQSNFILSMIIPGKRMPGNDIDVYLQPLIDELKELWDGVQTFDALSTETFKMRAALMWTISDFPGYGILSGWSTYDGYSSNISRCVDVNQRRLFGLKSHDCHILMQQLLPIALRLIQVQKMYKQNAENRRKQTYTHTNGSKSLPRRKAEEEHKRGRPMSRGELWPLTHKRKDSTYMNEAAKLIGEQTERIESQDGVSKKISEFDSLAQVLGKEHAGRVRGVGYGPTPTQVFGQTAYQFKGVSSTQANRDHEMEEMKLKMQELQSVVESERSRRRALENFLTRYIVQQGMELPAELADMDSAATASNRPRPSSSSKC, encoded by the exons ATGATCGATCATCTGTTGTTCAGCCCTTTTCCGGCAGGTTACACTGTTTGGTTATTACATGGTGAGAAGGATGTAGGAGAAACTTCAGCCACTAGACATGAAAGTCAACATATTGAAGCTCGTGATAATCCAATGCAAGACATGGTTAATGATGTTTTCAATTTCTGTGGACAACCTGTTGACCAAGAACATGCCACATCTCATGGATCAGAAACCGAAGGCGAAGATAACATGTTGCCTTTACCTGATGGTCCAAATGATAAAGCTAAAGAGTTTTATGAGTTAATGAGGGATGGGGAACAAGAACTTTATCAGGGGTGTGTGAAGTACTCAAAGTTGTCTTTTCTAGTGAGACTTTATCACATTAAGTGCATGTGTGGGATGAGTGATAAAgccatgacgatgataatagAGTTGTTGCATGATGCCTTTGAGAATGCAAAGATCCCCAAGTCATTCTATGAGGCCAAGAAAACTATTAAAAAACTTGGTCTTAGTTATAATAAAATACATGCATGTCCAAATGATTGTATGTTATATAGGGGAGCAGATAAAGAAAGACAAGAATGCAAGCGATGTAGCACATCTAGATGGAAGGTTAAttctaagaaaaaaaaattcagtgATCTTGAAGCAAATAAAAAGAAGACACCGCAACCTGCAAAAGTTCTTCGTTATTTTCCTCTAATTCCACGACTGCAAAGGTTGTTCATGTCTAGTAAGACATCTTCTGATATGAGATGGCATAGTGTTGATTGTCATAAGGATGGCTTATTGAGGCATCCAAGAGATGCTGAAGCATGGAAAAAGTTTGACTTCACATTTCCTGAATTTTCTCAAGATCCACATAATGTCCGTCTTGCCTTAGCGAGTGATGGGTTCAATCCTTTTGGACATATGAGCGCTAATCATAGCATTTGGCCAGTGGTTCTAATTCCGTACAACACCCCTCCTTGGGTATGCATGAAACAGTCTAACTTCATTCTCTCAATGATAATTCCAGGTAAGAGAATGCCCGGGAATGATATTGATGTTTACTTACAACCTTTGAttgatgaattgaaggagttgtGGGATGGTGTTCAGACCTTTGATGCTTTGTCAACTGAAACTTTCAAAATGAGAGCAGCATTGATGTGGACAATTAGTGATTTTCCAGGATATGGTATTTTGTCTGGGTGGAGCACGTATG ATGGTTACTCAAGCAATATCTCGAGATGTGTTGATGTGAATCAACGAAGATTATTTGGGTTGAAAAGTCATGATTGCCATATTCTTATGCAGCAACTATTACCGATAGCGTTGA GGTTAATACAAGTGCAGAAGATGTACAAGCAGAATGCTGAAAATCGACGGAAGCAAACTTACACACACACTAATGGTTCAAAAAGCTTACCTAGGAGAAAAGCTGAAGAG GAGCATAAACGTGGGAGACCAATGAGTAGAGGAGAGTTGTGGCCCTTGACTCACAAACGGAAAGACTCGACATATATGAATGAAGCAGCCAAGCTTATTGGT GAGCAAACAGAGAGGATTGAAAGTCAGGATGGCGTGTCAAAGAAAATTTCAGAATTTGATTCACTTGCACAAGTGTTAGGAAAGGAGCACGCTGGTCGGGTTCGAGGAGTGGGTTATGGGCCGACACCTACTCAAGTGTTTGGCCAAACAGCCTATCAATTTAAGGGTGTATCTTCAACACAAGCTAATCGAGATCATGAAATGGAGGAGATGAAGTTGAAGATGCAGGAGCTTCAATCCGTGGTGGAAAGTGAGAGATCTAGAAGGCGTGCTCTTGAGAACTTTCTAACAAGATATATAGTCCAACAAGGAATGGAATTGCCGGCCGAGTTGGCTGATATGGATAGTGCTGCGACG GCATCAAACAGGCCAAGACCATCTTCCTCATCCAAATGTTGA
- the LOC132616141 gene encoding uncharacterized protein LOC132616141 isoform X1, with amino-acid sequence MIDHLLFSPFPAGYTVWLLHGEKDVGETSATRHESQHIEARDNPMQDMVNDVFNFCGQPVDQEHATSHGSETEGEDNMLPLPDGPNDKAKEFYELMRDGEQELYQGCVKYSKLSFLVRLYHIKCMCGMSDKAMTMIIELLHDAFENAKIPKSFYEAKKTIKKLGLSYNKIHACPNDCMLYRGADKERQECKRCSTSRWKVNSKKKKFSDLEANKKKTPQPAKVLRYFPLIPRLQRLFMSSKTSSDMRWHSVDCHKDGLLRHPRDAEAWKKFDFTFPEFSQDPHNVRLALASDGFNPFGHMSANHSIWPVVLIPYNTPPWVCMKQSNFILSMIIPGKRMPGNDIDVYLQPLIDELKELWDGVQTFDALSTETFKMRAALMWTISDFPGYGILSGWSTYDGYSSNISRCVDVNQRRLFGLKSHDCHILMQQLLPIALRNALHGLVSAVIADLSSFFRQLCSKVLNPMDLDNLQNQIILTLCHLEMIFPPSFFTVMVHLVVHLVDEVRHLGPVHYRWMYPIERFLGHLKSFVRNMAQPEGSIVEGYLADEILTFCSRYFEDVETRMNRPRRVDDKPNDVGYHEKETMFPKIGKSVAGSYFKLPPMQKLQAHRHVLINCPAVDPFIQEFRTETKRRLRSRTRSESTIDKIVHKEFVDWFQKRILNDVNEHPRELRWLAVGPLEEAKRFTSYNVNGFKFRTLSRVQGLKTQNCGVFGTFDTRSYASNRDNNMVVGGVPYYEKLVDIIELNYNGQFTVTLFKCQWANTTTDRGIKKDELGFTSVNFSHSIHLGDREEHEPYILASQAQLVYYVDDEKEKQWSAVVHLKPRDLYDMGEETEEESIYDVISSSQEDLGSRFPDGDQDLRLTRDENRR; translated from the exons ATGATCGATCATCTGTTGTTCAGCCCTTTTCCGGCAGGTTACACTGTTTGGTTATTACATGGTGAGAAGGATGTAGGAGAAACTTCAGCCACTAGACATGAAAGTCAACATATTGAAGCTCGTGATAATCCAATGCAAGACATGGTTAATGATGTTTTCAATTTCTGTGGACAACCTGTTGACCAAGAACATGCCACATCTCATGGATCAGAAACCGAAGGCGAAGATAACATGTTGCCTTTACCTGATGGTCCAAATGATAAAGCTAAAGAGTTTTATGAGTTAATGAGGGATGGGGAACAAGAACTTTATCAGGGGTGTGTGAAGTACTCAAAGTTGTCTTTTCTAGTGAGACTTTATCACATTAAGTGCATGTGTGGGATGAGTGATAAAgccatgacgatgataatagAGTTGTTGCATGATGCCTTTGAGAATGCAAAGATCCCCAAGTCATTCTATGAGGCCAAGAAAACTATTAAAAAACTTGGTCTTAGTTATAATAAAATACATGCATGTCCAAATGATTGTATGTTATATAGGGGAGCAGATAAAGAAAGACAAGAATGCAAGCGATGTAGCACATCTAGATGGAAGGTTAAttctaagaaaaaaaaattcagtgATCTTGAAGCAAATAAAAAGAAGACACCGCAACCTGCAAAAGTTCTTCGTTATTTTCCTCTAATTCCACGACTGCAAAGGTTGTTCATGTCTAGTAAGACATCTTCTGATATGAGATGGCATAGTGTTGATTGTCATAAGGATGGCTTATTGAGGCATCCAAGAGATGCTGAAGCATGGAAAAAGTTTGACTTCACATTTCCTGAATTTTCTCAAGATCCACATAATGTCCGTCTTGCCTTAGCGAGTGATGGGTTCAATCCTTTTGGACATATGAGCGCTAATCATAGCATTTGGCCAGTGGTTCTAATTCCGTACAACACCCCTCCTTGGGTATGCATGAAACAGTCTAACTTCATTCTCTCAATGATAATTCCAGGTAAGAGAATGCCCGGGAATGATATTGATGTTTACTTACAACCTTTGAttgatgaattgaaggagttgtGGGATGGTGTTCAGACCTTTGATGCTTTGTCAACTGAAACTTTCAAAATGAGAGCAGCATTGATGTGGACAATTAGTGATTTTCCAGGATATGGTATTTTGTCTGGGTGGAGCACGTATG ATGGTTACTCAAGCAATATCTCGAGATGTGTTGATGTGAATCAACGAAGATTATTTGGGTTGAAAAGTCATGATTGCCATATTCTTATGCAGCAACTATTACCGATAGCGTTGAGGAACGCATTACATGGCTTAGTGTCTGCAGTTATAGCTGATCTTTCATCATTTTTTCGGCAGTTATGTTCTAAAGTGTTGAATCCCATGGACCTTGATAACCTCCAAAATCAAATCATTCTCACTTTGTGTCATTTAGAAATGATATTTCCTCCATCTTTCTTTACTGTCATGGTTCACTTAGTTGTTCATTTAGTTGATGAAGTGAGACATCTTGGCCCGGTACATTATCGATGGATGTATCCTATAGAAAG GTTCTTGGGGCATTTGAAGTCTTTTGTACGTAATATGGCGCAACCTGAAGGCTCAATTGTTGAAGGTTATTTGGCAGATGAAATTCTAACATTCTGCTCAAGATATTTTGAAGATGTCGAGACAAGAATGAATAGGCCGAGGCGTGTGGATGATAAACCTAATGATGTTGGATATCATGAAAAGGAAACTATGTTCCCAAAAATTGGCAAATCAGTAGCGGGTTCATATTTTAAGCTACCACCAATGCAGAAGCTACAAGCACATCGTCATGTGTTAATTAATTGTCCAGCAGTTGACCCATTTATCCA GGAATTTAGGACAGAAACAAAGAGAAGGTTAAGGAGTCGAACTCGGTCGGAATCTACGATAGATAAAATTGTGCACAAAGAATTTGTTGACTGGTTTCAAAAGCGA ATTTTGAATGACGTCAACGAGCATCCCAGGGAACTTAGGTGGCTTGCAGTTGGACCACTTGAAGAAGCTAAGAGATTTACTTCATACAATGTCAATGGGTTCAAATTTAGAACTCTATCACGAGTGCAGGGGCTGAAAACTCAAAACTGTGGAGTATTTGGTACATTTGATACTAGAAGTTATGCAAGCAACCGTGACAACAATATGGTAGTTGGAGGTGTTCCGTATTACGAAAAATTGGTGGACATAATCGAATTGAACTACAATGGTCAATTTACAGTTACATTGTTCAAGTGTCAATGGGCTAATACCACTACTGATAGAGGCATAAAAAAAGACGAGTTAGGTTTTACGAGTGTTAATTTTTCCCATTCGATACATCTTGGTGATCGGGAAGAGCATGAGCCGTATATATTGGCATCACAGGCCCAACTTGTATATTACGTCGATGATGAAAAAGAAAAACAGTGGAGTGCTGTTGTTCATCTAAAACCAAGAGACTTGTATGACATGGGAGAAGAAACAGAAGAAGAGTCCATTTATGATGTCATTTCTTCTTCACAAGAAGATCTGGGTAGTCGGTTTCCTGATGGCGATCAAGATTTACGATTGACAAGGGATGAaaatagaagatga
- the LOC132616141 gene encoding uncharacterized protein LOC132616141 isoform X5 yields the protein MARPRRFEATPLDTEITSANSHEVRCKRFKVAPPEAGYASKTCTGTRSGASSSNGSDHVSMPPTHGPEYASSESNSSDDDDVPPTSSETTANEGGTITEGRLKVRDIWSLPTGKRIIIPCNELGQPIDDAGGLLGGFMGDLGSDFSKFLMCYKSWRKVPVNYKNSVYDDIIQKKILVEDGRLRDYMMKSIGKTWKDTRCSLYHSFYKESLTFEENVARRPGGIDLDQWTWFLQYRKDKKTQKMYKQNAENRRKQTYTHTNGSKSLPRRKAEEEHKRGRPMSRGELWPLTHKRKDSTYMNEAAKLIGEQTERIESQDGVSKKISEFDSLAQVLGKEHAGRVRGVGYGPTPTQVFGQTAYQFKGVSSTQANRDHEMEEMKLKMQELQSVVESERSRRRALENFLTRYIVQQGMELPAELADMDSAATASNRPRPSSSSKC from the exons ATGGCTAGGCCAAGAAGGTTCGAGGCTACACCACTTGATACAGAGATCACTTCTGCAAATTCTCATGAGGTTAGGTGTAAACGCTTTAAGGTTGCACCACCTGAAGCTGGTTATGCATCAAAAACTTGTACTGGAACTCGTTCTGGTGCTTCGTCGTCTAATGGTAGTGATCATGTTAGCATGCCACCGACACATGGGCCTGAGTATGCTTCATCTGAATCTAATTCATCAGATGATGATGATGTCCCTCCTACTTCTAGCGAGACTACTGCAA ATGAGGGTGGTACCATTACAGAAGGAAGACTGAAGGTGCGAGATATTTGGTCACTTCCTACGGGTAAAAGGATTATCATCCCGTGCAATGAGCTTGGCCAACCAATAGATGATGCAGGTGGTCTCTTGGGTGGCTTCATGGGAGATTTAGGGTCTGACTTTTCTAAATTTCTTATGTGTTACAAGTCATGGCGTAAGGTTCCAGTTAACTACAAGAATAGCGTATATGACGACATTATACAG AAGAAGATTCTTGTGGAGGATGGTCGATTAAGAGACTACATGATGAAGAGTATTGGAAAGACATGGAAAGATACTAGATGTTCTCTCTATCATAGCTTTTATAAAGAGTCACTGACTTTTGAGGAAAATGTTGCAAGACGTCCCGGTGGAATTGATCTTGACCAGTGGACATGGTTTCTTCAATACCGCAAAGATAAGAAAACACAG AAGATGTACAAGCAGAATGCTGAAAATCGACGGAAGCAAACTTACACACACACTAATGGTTCAAAAAGCTTACCTAGGAGAAAAGCTGAAGAG GAGCATAAACGTGGGAGACCAATGAGTAGAGGAGAGTTGTGGCCCTTGACTCACAAACGGAAAGACTCGACATATATGAATGAAGCAGCCAAGCTTATTGGT GAGCAAACAGAGAGGATTGAAAGTCAGGATGGCGTGTCAAAGAAAATTTCAGAATTTGATTCACTTGCACAAGTGTTAGGAAAGGAGCACGCTGGTCGGGTTCGAGGAGTGGGTTATGGGCCGACACCTACTCAAGTGTTTGGCCAAACAGCCTATCAATTTAAGGGTGTATCTTCAACACAAGCTAATCGAGATCATGAAATGGAGGAGATGAAGTTGAAGATGCAGGAGCTTCAATCCGTGGTGGAAAGTGAGAGATCTAGAAGGCGTGCTCTTGAGAACTTTCTAACAAGATATATAGTCCAACAAGGAATGGAATTGCCGGCCGAGTTGGCTGATATGGATAGTGCTGCGACG GCATCAAACAGGCCAAGACCATCTTCCTCATCCAAATGTTGA
- the LOC132616141 gene encoding uncharacterized protein LOC132616141 isoform X2, whose translation MQDMVNDVFNFCGQPVDQEHATSHGSETEGEDNMLPLPDGPNDKAKEFYELMRDGEQELYQGCVKYSKLSFLVRLYHIKCMCGMSDKAMTMIIELLHDAFENAKIPKSFYEAKKTIKKLGLSYNKIHACPNDCMLYRGADKERQECKRCSTSRWKVNSKKKKFSDLEANKKKTPQPAKVLRYFPLIPRLQRLFMSSKTSSDMRWHSVDCHKDGLLRHPRDAEAWKKFDFTFPEFSQDPHNVRLALASDGFNPFGHMSANHSIWPVVLIPYNTPPWVCMKQSNFILSMIIPGKRMPGNDIDVYLQPLIDELKELWDGVQTFDALSTETFKMRAALMWTISDFPGYGILSGWSTYDGYSSNISRCVDVNQRRLFGLKSHDCHILMQQLLPIALRNALHGLVSAVIADLSSFFRQLCSKVLNPMDLDNLQNQIILTLCHLEMIFPPSFFTVMVHLVVHLVDEVRHLGPVHYRWMYPIERFLGHLKSFVRNMAQPEGSIVEGYLADEILTFCSRYFEDVETRMNRPRRVDDKPNDVGYHEKETMFPKIGKSVAGSYFKLPPMQKLQAHRHVLINCPAVDPFIQEFRTETKRRLRSRTRSESTIDKIVHKEFVDWFQKRILNDVNEHPRELRWLAVGPLEEAKRFTSYNVNGFKFRTLSRVQGLKTQNCGVFGTFDTRSYASNRDNNMVVGGVPYYEKLVDIIELNYNGQFTVTLFKCQWANTTTDRGIKKDELGFTSVNFSHSIHLGDREEHEPYILASQAQLVYYVDDEKEKQWSAVVHLKPRDLYDMGEETEEESIYDVISSSQEDLGSRFPDGDQDLRLTRDENRR comes from the exons ATGCAAGACATGGTTAATGATGTTTTCAATTTCTGTGGACAACCTGTTGACCAAGAACATGCCACATCTCATGGATCAGAAACCGAAGGCGAAGATAACATGTTGCCTTTACCTGATGGTCCAAATGATAAAGCTAAAGAGTTTTATGAGTTAATGAGGGATGGGGAACAAGAACTTTATCAGGGGTGTGTGAAGTACTCAAAGTTGTCTTTTCTAGTGAGACTTTATCACATTAAGTGCATGTGTGGGATGAGTGATAAAgccatgacgatgataatagAGTTGTTGCATGATGCCTTTGAGAATGCAAAGATCCCCAAGTCATTCTATGAGGCCAAGAAAACTATTAAAAAACTTGGTCTTAGTTATAATAAAATACATGCATGTCCAAATGATTGTATGTTATATAGGGGAGCAGATAAAGAAAGACAAGAATGCAAGCGATGTAGCACATCTAGATGGAAGGTTAAttctaagaaaaaaaaattcagtgATCTTGAAGCAAATAAAAAGAAGACACCGCAACCTGCAAAAGTTCTTCGTTATTTTCCTCTAATTCCACGACTGCAAAGGTTGTTCATGTCTAGTAAGACATCTTCTGATATGAGATGGCATAGTGTTGATTGTCATAAGGATGGCTTATTGAGGCATCCAAGAGATGCTGAAGCATGGAAAAAGTTTGACTTCACATTTCCTGAATTTTCTCAAGATCCACATAATGTCCGTCTTGCCTTAGCGAGTGATGGGTTCAATCCTTTTGGACATATGAGCGCTAATCATAGCATTTGGCCAGTGGTTCTAATTCCGTACAACACCCCTCCTTGGGTATGCATGAAACAGTCTAACTTCATTCTCTCAATGATAATTCCAGGTAAGAGAATGCCCGGGAATGATATTGATGTTTACTTACAACCTTTGAttgatgaattgaaggagttgtGGGATGGTGTTCAGACCTTTGATGCTTTGTCAACTGAAACTTTCAAAATGAGAGCAGCATTGATGTGGACAATTAGTGATTTTCCAGGATATGGTATTTTGTCTGGGTGGAGCACGTATG ATGGTTACTCAAGCAATATCTCGAGATGTGTTGATGTGAATCAACGAAGATTATTTGGGTTGAAAAGTCATGATTGCCATATTCTTATGCAGCAACTATTACCGATAGCGTTGAGGAACGCATTACATGGCTTAGTGTCTGCAGTTATAGCTGATCTTTCATCATTTTTTCGGCAGTTATGTTCTAAAGTGTTGAATCCCATGGACCTTGATAACCTCCAAAATCAAATCATTCTCACTTTGTGTCATTTAGAAATGATATTTCCTCCATCTTTCTTTACTGTCATGGTTCACTTAGTTGTTCATTTAGTTGATGAAGTGAGACATCTTGGCCCGGTACATTATCGATGGATGTATCCTATAGAAAG GTTCTTGGGGCATTTGAAGTCTTTTGTACGTAATATGGCGCAACCTGAAGGCTCAATTGTTGAAGGTTATTTGGCAGATGAAATTCTAACATTCTGCTCAAGATATTTTGAAGATGTCGAGACAAGAATGAATAGGCCGAGGCGTGTGGATGATAAACCTAATGATGTTGGATATCATGAAAAGGAAACTATGTTCCCAAAAATTGGCAAATCAGTAGCGGGTTCATATTTTAAGCTACCACCAATGCAGAAGCTACAAGCACATCGTCATGTGTTAATTAATTGTCCAGCAGTTGACCCATTTATCCA GGAATTTAGGACAGAAACAAAGAGAAGGTTAAGGAGTCGAACTCGGTCGGAATCTACGATAGATAAAATTGTGCACAAAGAATTTGTTGACTGGTTTCAAAAGCGA ATTTTGAATGACGTCAACGAGCATCCCAGGGAACTTAGGTGGCTTGCAGTTGGACCACTTGAAGAAGCTAAGAGATTTACTTCATACAATGTCAATGGGTTCAAATTTAGAACTCTATCACGAGTGCAGGGGCTGAAAACTCAAAACTGTGGAGTATTTGGTACATTTGATACTAGAAGTTATGCAAGCAACCGTGACAACAATATGGTAGTTGGAGGTGTTCCGTATTACGAAAAATTGGTGGACATAATCGAATTGAACTACAATGGTCAATTTACAGTTACATTGTTCAAGTGTCAATGGGCTAATACCACTACTGATAGAGGCATAAAAAAAGACGAGTTAGGTTTTACGAGTGTTAATTTTTCCCATTCGATACATCTTGGTGATCGGGAAGAGCATGAGCCGTATATATTGGCATCACAGGCCCAACTTGTATATTACGTCGATGATGAAAAAGAAAAACAGTGGAGTGCTGTTGTTCATCTAAAACCAAGAGACTTGTATGACATGGGAGAAGAAACAGAAGAAGAGTCCATTTATGATGTCATTTCTTCTTCACAAGAAGATCTGGGTAGTCGGTTTCCTGATGGCGATCAAGATTTACGATTGACAAGGGATGAaaatagaagatga
- the LOC132616141 gene encoding uncharacterized protein LOC132616141 isoform X4, with protein MARPRRFEATPLDTEITSANSHEVRCKRFKVAPPEAGYASKTCTGTRSGASSSNGSDHVSMPPTHGPEYASSESNSSDDDDVPPTSSETTANEGGTITEGRLKVRDIWSLPTGKRIIIPCNELGQPIDDAGGLLGGFMGDLGSDFSKFLMCYKSWRKVPVNYKNSVYDDIIQKKILVEDGRLRDYMMKSIGKTWKDTRCSLYHSFYKESLTFEENVARRPGGIDLDQWTWFLQYRKDKKTQPQKATSRPNTENRRKQTYTHTNGSKSLPRRKAEEEHKRGRPMSRGELWPLTHKRKDSTYMNEAAKLIGEQTERIESQDGVSKKISEFDSLAQVLGKEHAGRVRGVGYGPTPTQVFGQTAYQFKGVSSTQANRDHEMEEMKLKMQELQSVVESERSRRRALENFLTRYIVQQGMELPAELADMDSAATASNRPRPSSSSKC; from the exons ATGGCTAGGCCAAGAAGGTTCGAGGCTACACCACTTGATACAGAGATCACTTCTGCAAATTCTCATGAGGTTAGGTGTAAACGCTTTAAGGTTGCACCACCTGAAGCTGGTTATGCATCAAAAACTTGTACTGGAACTCGTTCTGGTGCTTCGTCGTCTAATGGTAGTGATCATGTTAGCATGCCACCGACACATGGGCCTGAGTATGCTTCATCTGAATCTAATTCATCAGATGATGATGATGTCCCTCCTACTTCTAGCGAGACTACTGCAA ATGAGGGTGGTACCATTACAGAAGGAAGACTGAAGGTGCGAGATATTTGGTCACTTCCTACGGGTAAAAGGATTATCATCCCGTGCAATGAGCTTGGCCAACCAATAGATGATGCAGGTGGTCTCTTGGGTGGCTTCATGGGAGATTTAGGGTCTGACTTTTCTAAATTTCTTATGTGTTACAAGTCATGGCGTAAGGTTCCAGTTAACTACAAGAATAGCGTATATGACGACATTATACAG AAGAAGATTCTTGTGGAGGATGGTCGATTAAGAGACTACATGATGAAGAGTATTGGAAAGACATGGAAAGATACTAGATGTTCTCTCTATCATAGCTTTTATAAAGAGTCACTGACTTTTGAGGAAAATGTTGCAAGACGTCCCGGTGGAATTGATCTTGACCAGTGGACATGGTTTCTTCAATACCGCAAAGATAAGAAAACACAG CCACAAAAAGCAACCAGCAGGCCCAACA CTGAAAATCGACGGAAGCAAACTTACACACACACTAATGGTTCAAAAAGCTTACCTAGGAGAAAAGCTGAAGAG GAGCATAAACGTGGGAGACCAATGAGTAGAGGAGAGTTGTGGCCCTTGACTCACAAACGGAAAGACTCGACATATATGAATGAAGCAGCCAAGCTTATTGGT GAGCAAACAGAGAGGATTGAAAGTCAGGATGGCGTGTCAAAGAAAATTTCAGAATTTGATTCACTTGCACAAGTGTTAGGAAAGGAGCACGCTGGTCGGGTTCGAGGAGTGGGTTATGGGCCGACACCTACTCAAGTGTTTGGCCAAACAGCCTATCAATTTAAGGGTGTATCTTCAACACAAGCTAATCGAGATCATGAAATGGAGGAGATGAAGTTGAAGATGCAGGAGCTTCAATCCGTGGTGGAAAGTGAGAGATCTAGAAGGCGTGCTCTTGAGAACTTTCTAACAAGATATATAGTCCAACAAGGAATGGAATTGCCGGCCGAGTTGGCTGATATGGATAGTGCTGCGACG GCATCAAACAGGCCAAGACCATCTTCCTCATCCAAATGTTGA